A genome region from Eremothecium cymbalariae DBVPG#7215 chromosome 4, complete sequence includes the following:
- the ADK1 gene encoding adenylate kinase ADK1 (similar to Ashbya gossypii AGR187W) codes for MLVDRSQDLSHVPESIRMVLIGPPGAGKGTQAPNLKEKFCVCHLATGDMLRSQVAKKTQLGVEAKKIMDQGGLVSDEIMVNMIKEELRSNPECKNGFILDGFPRTIPQAEKLDQMLSEQGKPLDKAIELKIDDELLVARITGRLIHTASGRSYHTLFNPPKVHMVDDVTGEPLTQRSDDNAEALKKRLDAYHAQTEPIVDFYKKSGIWAGIDASQPPKTVWASILKALGK; via the coding sequence ATGCTTGTTGATAGATCCCAAGATTTGTCCCATGTGCCAGAATCCATTAGAATGGTGCTAATTGGTCCTCCAGGTGCAGGTAAGGGCACACAGGCACCtaatttgaaggagaagtTCTGTGTCTGCCACCTGGCTACTGGGGATATGTTGCGTTCTCAAGTTGCTAAGAAGACCCAGTTGGGTGTGGAAGCGAAGAAGATCATGGACCAAGGTGGTCTGGTGTCTGATGAAATCATGGTGAATATGATTAAAGAGGAACTTCGCAGCAACCCAGAATGCAAGAACGGGTTCATTCTGGACGGGTTTCCAAGAACAATTCCCCAGGCTGAGAAGCTGGATCAAATGTTGTCTGAGCAGGGCAAGCCATTGGATAAGGCTATCGAGTTGAAAATCGATGACGAGCTTTTAGTTGCTAGAATCACCGGCAGACTTATCCATACAGCCTCTGGAAGATCCTACCATACATTGTTCAACCCACCAAAAGTTCATATGGTGGATGATGTCACTGGAGAACCATTAACCCAAAGATCCGACGACAATGCGGAGGCCTTGAAGAAGAGGTTGGACGCATATCATGCGCAAACCGAGCCCATCGTCGatttttataaaaagtCCGGCATTTGGGCTGGGATTGATGCTTCACAACCACCAAAAACTGTCTGGGCCTCTATATTGAAGGCTTTGGGCAAATAG